GGCTTGTTTGACGGACGGAATGAAGAGGACGAGAAAATTGTTGATGATGCAATCTCATTGATGCAGTTGGATCGATACGAACAAAAACTCGTAAGTGAACTTAGCGACGGTGAACGAACTCGTGTCTATTTGGCAGAAGCTGTTGCGCAGCAAGCGAAGATTCTTTTGCTTGATGAGCCCAATGCATTTCTTGACATTCCCTGGAGCCATTCTCTTTTCAGAACGTTGCGTCAATTGGCTGCAGAAAAAGGGATAGGAATTATCGTGTCCACACATTCGTTGGAATATGCATCCAGATATTGTGATCGATTCCTGGTTGTTGCGAACGGTGCTTTGAATATGGGCTCCCTGGATGAAGTGAAAAAACAGGGTGGACTGGATTGGATCAATGAAATTGCTTAGCCTTTTTTCGGTACTGCTCCTGGTTTTGGTGGGATGTGCGGGAACTACTCTTCAAAAGGACGAATCTCTTCCGAATGTTCCCGAGGTTGGAAAGCATTTCTTCTGGCAGGTGTCGGACGATAATTCTAGCGTTTGGATTCTTGGTAGCGTACACTTTGCGGATTCTACGTTCTACCCTTTGGATTCCGTTATTGAAACGGCTTATGTGAATGCTGAGGAATTGGCTGTAGAAATTGACTTGAGTGATGATTCCGTCAGTAACGAGGTTGCCACGAAGTCTTTGCAGCAGGGAATGCTTCCGGCGGGAACCACCCTTAACCAGGTGCTGCCTCGAGCTATGTGGAATACCTTGGATAGTATTTGTGCTGCTTGGAATTTTCCTGTTATGGGACTAATGCGTCTGCGTCCCTGGTTCGCAGCCACAACATTGTCTGTGATCGCCTTGCAACGTGCAGGAATCAATCCGGAGTATGGCGTGGACGTGGTCATGATGGATCGTGCTGCCATAGACGGCAAGGCCATTGTTGGCCTGGAAACTGCGGATGAACAGGTTGGAGCCTTGGCTGATACCAGCGACTCGGATTCTGCAGGAATCTACTACCTTAAGACAACTTTGAATGAAATTTCAATGTTGGATTCCATGGTTGCCCAAATGATGCGCGCATGGAAAACGGGCGATGAAGAACTTCTTCGTAGCGTGATGGATGATGACCGCGGAAAGCCTTCTGATGAAGGGGAAGAAAAAATTCGAAAGGATATGGAAGACAGGGTCTATACAAGTCGAAATGGGAAAATGGCAAAATCCATTGCCCGCTTCCTTGTGGAAGATAGGAATGTCTTTGTAGTTATTGGTGCCGCCCACCTGGTTCTTGACGAAGACAACGTAATTGAACAATTACGGAATAGCGGCTATAAGGTAACTCGTTACTAGATTTCCTTGATACTAATGCCCAGTCGGGTAAGACGGTTGTAAAGAGCCGTTCTCAGCATTCCCAAATTGGTCGCAGTCTGGCTTATGGAATTATTGTTTTCGTGAATTTTTGCCTTTAGGAATTCTCGTTCCTGGTCAAGCTGTTTTTCACGAAATTCCTCGTAGAGATCTGCATCGGGATAAGTGCAGCCCCTTGATTTTTCAAAGTTCGCAGCCGATTCTATGTTGGGGGCTTCATAGAAATTGCTTCTGGGCAGAGATTCTCCCAGAAATTCGCGATCTATTTGGAAATCTTCGGGTTGTAGGATGCCTGAGTTGGTAAAGCAGAGCGTGCGCTGGATAACATTCTCTAGTTCTCGGATGTTGCCGGGCCAGCTGTGACTTTGAAGGTGTTGCAAAGCTTCCTTAGACAAGGTGTAGCTTTCGCCTTCACCCTTGTATAACTGAATGAAGTAGTTTGCCAGGTCTTCGATATCCTCTGTACGCTCTCTTAGGGGGTGCACTGAGAGAGGAATGACGTTCAGACGATAGTATAGATCTTCGCGGAACTTTTTTTCGAGGACAGCCTTCTTTAGGTCTCTGTTTGTTGCGGCAATGATTCGCACGTTGATGTGCTTGCTCTTGTTGGCTCCAATGGGGCGGATTTCTTTGTCCTGTAGGACGCGGAGAAGCTTGACCTGGGCATGTAAAGGCATGTCGCCAATTTCATCCAGGAATATGGCGCCTCCATCTGCTGCTTCAAACAAACCGATTCGCTCGTTCTGGGCGCCAGTGAAGGCTCCGCGGGTATGGCCGAAAAGTTCGCTTTCAAAAAGATTGTCAGGAATAGCGCTGCAGTTTACCGTTATAAGCTTGTCGTAGGTGCAGGCAACGGCTCGAGCAATTAGTTCCTTGCCAACGCCAGTTTCTCCTTGGATCAATACCGGTCCGGAGTGAATCATTGCCTTGAGAACGTTGTTTCTGAGTTGTTCCATGGCGGGGCTTTTGCCCACCAGGTGGCTCATGCTCTCCTTGAAGGTTTGCCTTGCAGAAATGATTCTCTTCAACTTGGCTATCTGACTCATGAGATGAACTCGCACAGCGGCGGAATTCATGCAGATATCCAATAGAGGGCTGAGGTTGTTGTAATTTGTAATGTCTTCGGCGTAGGCGAAGATCATTATGTCGGGCTTGATTTGTTTAAGAACCTTTAAATGAGGCTCATTCTCGGTTCCGAATGCGTCAAGATCCCACAGGGCGATGTTGGAAAGGTCCTGTACAGGAAGCATTTCCTTGCCAAGATAGTATCTGCTAGGATCGTAGATTTTTACATCATAATTTACAGTAGAAAGCACGTCCACGATGAACGAGGACATGTTTGATTCATGGGCGAAAAAATCTATACGCATAATTTAGTTAAGAATTACGAATTACAAGTTACGAGAATTAATCGTTTTATAGTGGGACTGCTTGTCGAAAAAAGATTCTATTATCTCATAATTCATAAATCATAATTCGTAATTGCAAATAAGCGGAGCTTATTTGCCCAGTTCCTTGCTGCGTTCGGTGCCGGCAACCACAGCCTTCATGACGGTGCTGCGGAAGGCGCCTTCTTCGAGAGCGTTGATGCCTGCGATGGTGGTTCCTGCAGGAGAGCAGACCATGGCGCAGAGGTCAGAGGGGCTCTTGCCGGACTGCTTCACCAGTTCCACGCTTCCTTCGATGGTGCCGAGGGCGAGCTTCAAAGCTACATCACGGGTAAGGCCTGCTTTCACGCCGCCGCGGGTCAGAGCTTCGATGAATTCGAATACGTAGGCGGGAGCGCTGCCGGAAAGACCGGTAACTGCGTCCATGAGGCTTTCTGCAACGCGGCAGGTAACGCCGATGTTGCCGAAGATCTTTTCTGCGGTAGCGAGGGTGGCTTCTGTAACGCCGTCAGTAGCAAGGCCAACGGAGCCCTTGCCCACGGTAAGGGGCAGGTTGGGCATGACGCGGAGAACCTGGTTCTTGTTCCCGAGAACTTCAATCAAAGCCTTGCGGGTAACGCCAGCCATGATGCTGATGAAGGTCTTGGAAGTCTTGATGGACTTAACGGCGTTCTTCCATTCGGCGGCTACCAGCTTGAATATCTGGGGCTTTACGCA
This DNA window, taken from Fibrobacter sp., encodes the following:
- a CDS encoding ABC transporter ATP-binding protein; the encoded protein is MTLLQCTGLAFGYGKAFAAPFDFSLDEGQVVALMGRNGSGKSTLLKTLAGIIPLLEGSLEIQGTQIKSLPARELAKRVAYISISKAAPDRMTVRDFVSLGRMPYSGLFDGRNEEDEKIVDDAISLMQLDRYEQKLVSELSDGERTRVYLAEAVAQQAKILLLDEPNAFLDIPWSHSLFRTLRQLAAEKGIGIIVSTHSLEYASRYCDRFLVVANGALNMGSLDEVKKQGGLDWINEIA
- a CDS encoding TraB/GumN family protein, yielding MKLLSLFSVLLLVLVGCAGTTLQKDESLPNVPEVGKHFFWQVSDDNSSVWILGSVHFADSTFYPLDSVIETAYVNAEELAVEIDLSDDSVSNEVATKSLQQGMLPAGTTLNQVLPRAMWNTLDSICAAWNFPVMGLMRLRPWFAATTLSVIALQRAGINPEYGVDVVMMDRAAIDGKAIVGLETADEQVGALADTSDSDSAGIYYLKTTLNEISMLDSMVAQMMRAWKTGDEELLRSVMDDDRGKPSDEGEEKIRKDMEDRVYTSRNGKMAKSIARFLVEDRNVFVVIGAAHLVLDEDNVIEQLRNSGYKVTRY
- a CDS encoding sigma-54 dependent transcriptional regulator produces the protein MSSFIVDVLSTVNYDVKIYDPSRYYLGKEMLPVQDLSNIALWDLDAFGTENEPHLKVLKQIKPDIMIFAYAEDITNYNNLSPLLDICMNSAAVRVHLMSQIAKLKRIISARQTFKESMSHLVGKSPAMEQLRNNVLKAMIHSGPVLIQGETGVGKELIARAVACTYDKLITVNCSAIPDNLFESELFGHTRGAFTGAQNERIGLFEAADGGAIFLDEIGDMPLHAQVKLLRVLQDKEIRPIGANKSKHINVRIIAATNRDLKKAVLEKKFREDLYYRLNVIPLSVHPLRERTEDIEDLANYFIQLYKGEGESYTLSKEALQHLQSHSWPGNIRELENVIQRTLCFTNSGILQPEDFQIDREFLGESLPRSNFYEAPNIESAANFEKSRGCTYPDADLYEEFREKQLDQEREFLKAKIHENNNSISQTATNLGMLRTALYNRLTRLGISIKEI
- the proC gene encoding pyrroline-5-carboxylate reductase; amino-acid sequence: MSEKIFFAGTGNMGGAILRGLLQAGNDPKSIFFFDPSDKAAAEVTALGCVRVKNFAEGVKKADVTFLCVKPQIFKLVAAEWKNAVKSIKTSKTFISIMAGVTRKALIEVLGNKNQVLRVMPNLPLTVGKGSVGLATDGVTEATLATAEKIFGNIGVTCRVAESLMDAVTGLSGSAPAYVFEFIEALTRGGVKAGLTRDVALKLALGTIEGSVELVKQSGKSPSDLCAMVCSPAGTTIAGINALEEGAFRSTVMKAVVAGTERSKELGK